Proteins encoded by one window of Hyphomicrobium nitrativorans NL23:
- a CDS encoding TonB-dependent receptor plug domain-containing protein, which yields MSKKMLAAMAAAGLCAGIASPALAQNAAATTAGGDVTADEATPLPPIVVQSPSEPIRRKSRATRQTSSPAPGVVIDDGASFEGDGGSGRGSVGAFTLGQIDMVGGSTITNEAMWTYNKQSLDEAVSIAPGVSAHTTGGRRNERDIYVRGFDRIRVPLSIDGVRVYLPADNRLDMNRFLTPDLAEIQIQKGYVSVLNGPGGMGGAINMVSRKPTKAFEAEGRAGIVTTGDINDLNQWSSYAYAGTRQKGYYAQISGTIVDQDHFNVSDDFRPRQSTPFDARFPYENGGIRENSDFRDWRINAKIGITPNATDEYSINYTTQSGRKNAPLHVAKEQLQTQRYWQWPWWDIQSLSWLSKTQLGSASYVKTNVYYNTFENRLSSFDDATFSSQRMFNPTFNSDYDDFAYGGFVEMGTELIPMNTLKGAIHYRRDDHSERNIQAPDNPATFTEPWHGNVEDTWSFAIENTFHAARNLDIIAGLSYDYLDVKEANDFRNGAFLNRQTTTVDAWNYQGGAIYRFSDTGSAHATVSSRTRFATVFERYSERFGYAVPNPDLAPERSTNYEIGATETFFGQARVSGAVFYSDLEDSIQSAYIIRPSDGAILSQNQNVTGEHYGFEVSVDWDIAPGLRVGGNYTYLNRSYDYITPGTKPEGTPDHEAFLYLSWDVLPNLTLTPSLALASDRYSIVSSGRTRTFIETGSYALANVQAEYRFNDNASAAIGVTNLFDEDYELVEGFPEAGRQFFANARVKF from the coding sequence ATGTCCAAAAAAATGCTCGCGGCCATGGCCGCGGCCGGTCTTTGTGCGGGCATCGCATCGCCGGCACTCGCTCAGAACGCTGCCGCCACCACAGCAGGCGGCGACGTCACCGCCGACGAGGCGACGCCACTGCCGCCCATCGTCGTTCAATCGCCCTCGGAGCCCATCCGCCGCAAAAGCCGCGCGACGCGCCAGACGTCATCCCCGGCCCCCGGTGTGGTGATCGACGACGGCGCATCCTTCGAAGGAGACGGCGGCTCTGGCCGCGGGAGCGTCGGCGCCTTCACGCTCGGCCAGATCGATATGGTCGGTGGATCGACCATCACCAACGAGGCCATGTGGACCTATAATAAGCAGTCGCTCGACGAAGCCGTGAGCATCGCCCCCGGCGTCTCCGCCCACACCACGGGCGGGCGGCGCAACGAGCGCGACATCTACGTGCGCGGCTTCGACCGCATTCGCGTGCCACTCTCCATCGACGGGGTGCGCGTCTATCTTCCGGCCGACAACCGCCTCGACATGAACCGCTTCCTGACGCCGGATCTCGCCGAGATCCAGATTCAGAAGGGCTATGTCTCGGTGCTCAACGGGCCCGGCGGCATGGGCGGCGCCATCAACATGGTCAGCCGCAAACCCACCAAGGCCTTCGAAGCGGAAGGCCGCGCCGGCATCGTGACCACGGGCGATATCAACGATCTGAACCAGTGGAGCAGCTACGCCTACGCAGGTACGCGCCAGAAAGGCTATTACGCGCAGATCAGCGGCACCATCGTCGATCAGGATCATTTCAACGTGTCGGACGATTTCCGTCCGCGCCAGTCCACGCCGTTCGACGCGCGCTTCCCCTACGAGAATGGCGGCATCCGTGAGAACTCGGATTTCCGCGACTGGCGCATCAACGCCAAGATCGGCATCACGCCGAACGCGACGGACGAGTACAGCATCAACTACACGACCCAGAGCGGCCGCAAGAACGCCCCGCTCCATGTCGCCAAAGAGCAACTTCAAACGCAGCGCTACTGGCAGTGGCCGTGGTGGGACATCCAGAGCCTGTCGTGGCTCTCGAAGACCCAGCTTGGCAGCGCGTCCTATGTGAAAACCAACGTCTATTACAACACGTTCGAGAACCGCCTGAGTTCTTTCGACGACGCGACCTTCTCGTCGCAGCGCATGTTCAACCCCACGTTCAACAGCGACTATGACGACTTCGCTTACGGCGGCTTCGTCGAGATGGGCACCGAGCTCATTCCAATGAACACACTCAAGGGCGCGATCCACTACCGTCGCGACGATCACAGTGAGCGTAATATCCAGGCTCCCGACAACCCGGCGACGTTCACGGAGCCGTGGCACGGCAACGTGGAAGACACTTGGTCGTTCGCCATCGAGAACACGTTCCACGCCGCCCGCAACCTCGATATCATCGCGGGCCTGAGCTACGATTATCTCGACGTGAAAGAAGCCAACGATTTCCGCAACGGCGCTTTCCTCAATCGCCAGACGACGACAGTCGACGCCTGGAACTATCAAGGCGGCGCGATCTACCGCTTCTCGGATACGGGCAGCGCCCACGCAACCGTCTCCAGCCGCACGCGCTTCGCAACCGTATTCGAGCGCTATAGCGAGCGTTTCGGATACGCCGTTCCGAACCCGGACCTCGCACCGGAACGTTCGACCAACTACGAGATCGGCGCGACCGAAACGTTCTTCGGTCAGGCGCGCGTGTCAGGCGCCGTCTTCTACTCCGACCTCGAAGACTCGATCCAATCGGCCTACATCATCCGTCCCTCCGACGGAGCCATCCTCTCCCAGAACCAGAACGTGACCGGCGAGCATTACGGTTTCGAGGTTTCGGTCGACTGGGACATCGCACCGGGCCTGCGCGTCGGCGGCAACTACACTTACCTGAACCGCAGCTACGATTACATCACACCCGGCACGAAGCCCGAGGGAACGCCGGACCACGAGGCCTTCCTTTACCTGTCCTGGGATGTCCTCCCCAACCTCACGCTGACGCCGAGCCTTGCGCTCGCCAGCGACCGCTACAGCATCGTCTCAAGCGGACGCACGCGTACCTTCATCGAGACGGGCAGCTATGCGCTCGCAAACGTGCAGGCCGAATATCGGTTCAACGACAACGCATCGGCCGCGATCGGCGTCACGAACCTGTTCGACGAGGACTATGAGCTCGTGGAAGGCTTCCCAGAGGCCGGACGCCAATTCTTCGCCAACGCGCGCGTGAAGTTCTGA
- a CDS encoding efflux RND transporter permease subunit yields the protein MWIVRYAIAHRHTVGVMAILLFLFGGLSMRGMSTDILPPVNIPAINLIWTYQGLNAPEMASKVTSFSELAIMNNVDNIRELRSETLNGVAIVRVAFQPGTNVTNAFAQVTSVSQTILRRMPPGTMPPLIIPYVPSSVPVLQLVLASDTLNDGALFDYARLQLRAQIQSIRGLRLSLPYGGAPRQVMIDLDPDKLQAYGLSASDIAAAVATQNLTLPSGALRTGAREILITTNASPETIETFADLPLRSVEGRSIKVSDVASVRDGQAVQTNIARLDGQNAVLVSILKLGNASTVDIIREIHRRMPELRAAAPEGVTIAPIFDQSVFVENALNSVIGKAVIVALLVAFVVLVFVGSWRSSFIVLTSIPLALLASVTGLAFAGETFNIMTLSGLMLAIGILVDNALVEIENINRNLESGVPLREAVLKSASEVAFPEFVSTTAICIVFSPLFLLTGTAAFVFKPLALAVIFALIASYLLSRTLVPSLAMMLLKPHSGAPGEHTGPRWHAALERAITRLAERMGASVDALTRRKAVPFVALAAVVAVGGWTATRLGSEFFPETDAGMIRLYVRADPGLRVEETARKFADVQRAIREVVPAHEIGFIAENIGPPEPINLGWIESGVIGSFDGEILIQLGRERTSTAAHASAIRAMLRERFPQLTVYFRPADATAQTLAGSAQTAIEVRFIGRDRLGNAEAARELQERIRTVPGAVDVALRQVSNLPSYYIEIDRVRALQIGITPQDASTAILSTLGTAGTVTPSFWSDPVQGAAYTVQIVAPPSHLVDIEQLMNTPVRSAASGRTVPLRTVASLQVRHVPANIDRTTLMPTLTVLANVEGRDLGGVYGDVAAVIADIQPRLKPGNRIEVAGQARSMTQAYAEMAGGLVLAAVLVYLVMVVNFQSWLLPFIAMSGLPVAITGALIALHVTGTPLSVPALTGLIMVIGVSTANSVLVTSFARDNLANGMTPLASAIDATKTRLRPVMMTAIAMIAGVLPMALGAGEGGEQNAPLGRAVIGGLLLGTCATLSFVPFLFALLARARPKRDIDDIETANPKGRGHELATSG from the coding sequence ATGTGGATCGTCCGCTACGCCATCGCACACCGCCACACCGTCGGTGTCATGGCCATTCTGCTGTTCCTGTTCGGCGGCCTTTCAATGCGCGGCATGTCGACGGACATCCTGCCCCCCGTCAACATTCCGGCCATCAACCTCATCTGGACCTACCAGGGACTCAACGCGCCCGAGATGGCGAGCAAGGTGACCTCGTTCAGCGAGCTCGCCATCATGAACAACGTCGACAACATCCGCGAACTGCGCTCGGAGACGTTGAACGGCGTGGCTATCGTACGCGTCGCGTTCCAGCCCGGCACCAACGTTACCAATGCCTTCGCGCAGGTCACATCCGTCAGCCAGACCATCCTGCGCCGCATGCCGCCCGGCACCATGCCGCCGTTGATCATTCCCTATGTGCCATCGTCCGTTCCGGTGCTGCAGCTCGTGCTCGCCTCCGACACGCTGAACGACGGCGCGCTGTTCGACTACGCACGCCTTCAGCTTCGTGCGCAGATCCAGTCCATCCGCGGCCTGCGCCTCTCTTTGCCGTACGGCGGCGCACCGCGTCAGGTCATGATCGACCTCGACCCCGACAAGCTGCAAGCCTACGGCCTTTCCGCTAGCGACATCGCAGCCGCCGTCGCCACTCAGAACCTCACGCTGCCGTCGGGCGCACTCCGCACCGGCGCACGGGAAATTCTCATCACCACCAACGCTAGCCCCGAGACAATCGAGACCTTCGCCGACCTGCCGCTGCGGTCGGTCGAAGGCCGCAGCATCAAGGTCTCCGATGTCGCAAGCGTCCGCGACGGCCAGGCCGTGCAGACAAATATCGCCCGCCTCGACGGGCAGAACGCGGTGCTCGTCTCGATCCTGAAACTCGGCAACGCGTCGACCGTCGACATCATCCGCGAAATTCACCGCCGAATGCCGGAGCTGCGCGCGGCGGCGCCGGAGGGCGTCACCATCGCGCCCATCTTCGATCAGTCGGTGTTCGTCGAGAACGCGCTCAACTCCGTCATCGGCAAGGCGGTGATCGTGGCGCTTCTGGTCGCGTTCGTCGTCCTCGTCTTCGTGGGAAGCTGGCGCTCGTCGTTCATCGTGCTGACCTCCATTCCGCTCGCGCTCCTCGCCTCCGTCACAGGCCTCGCGTTTGCGGGCGAGACCTTCAACATCATGACGTTGAGCGGGCTTATGCTCGCCATCGGAATCCTGGTCGACAACGCGCTGGTCGAGATCGAGAACATCAACCGCAATCTCGAAAGCGGCGTGCCGCTGCGTGAAGCGGTCTTGAAAAGCGCGAGCGAAGTCGCCTTCCCCGAGTTCGTCTCGACGACGGCGATCTGCATCGTCTTCTCGCCGCTGTTCCTGCTCACGGGCACGGCCGCCTTCGTCTTCAAGCCGCTCGCGCTCGCCGTCATCTTCGCCTTGATTGCGTCCTACCTGCTCTCCCGCACGCTCGTCCCGTCGCTCGCGATGATGCTTCTGAAGCCGCACAGCGGTGCGCCGGGAGAGCACACCGGGCCTCGCTGGCATGCGGCTCTCGAACGCGCCATCACGCGCCTTGCGGAGCGCATGGGTGCGTCGGTTGACGCCCTCACCCGCCGCAAGGCCGTGCCGTTCGTGGCCCTCGCTGCCGTCGTGGCCGTCGGCGGATGGACAGCAACGCGATTGGGAAGCGAGTTCTTCCCCGAGACCGACGCGGGCATGATCCGCCTCTACGTGCGCGCCGATCCGGGCCTGCGCGTCGAGGAAACGGCACGCAAGTTCGCAGATGTCCAGCGCGCCATTCGCGAGGTCGTCCCCGCGCACGAAATCGGCTTCATTGCCGAAAACATCGGGCCGCCCGAACCGATCAATCTCGGCTGGATCGAGAGCGGTGTGATCGGCTCGTTCGACGGCGAGATCCTGATCCAGCTTGGCCGGGAGCGAACATCGACCGCCGCCCACGCATCTGCCATCCGTGCCATGCTGCGCGAGCGCTTCCCGCAGCTCACGGTTTATTTCCGGCCCGCCGACGCGACCGCGCAGACGCTGGCGGGCTCCGCACAAACCGCCATCGAAGTCCGCTTCATCGGACGCGACCGGCTGGGCAATGCCGAAGCCGCGCGCGAGTTGCAGGAACGCATACGCACCGTTCCGGGCGCCGTGGACGTTGCGCTCCGTCAGGTCTCCAACCTGCCGAGCTATTACATCGAGATCGACCGCGTCCGCGCCCTGCAAATCGGCATCACGCCACAGGACGCCTCGACGGCCATCCTCTCGACGCTCGGCACGGCGGGCACGGTGACGCCAAGCTTCTGGAGCGACCCGGTGCAAGGCGCGGCCTACACGGTGCAGATCGTGGCGCCGCCGTCCCATCTCGTCGACATCGAGCAGCTCATGAACACGCCCGTGCGCTCTGCCGCGAGCGGACGCACGGTGCCGCTGCGCACGGTCGCGAGCCTCCAGGTGCGCCACGTGCCCGCCAATATCGACCGCACCACGCTCATGCCGACGCTCACCGTGCTCGCCAACGTCGAGGGCCGCGATCTCGGCGGCGTCTATGGCGACGTGGCCGCCGTCATCGCAGACATCCAACCACGCTTGAAACCCGGCAACCGCATCGAGGTCGCAGGCCAAGCCCGCTCGATGACGCAAGCCTACGCCGAGATGGCGGGTGGGCTCGTGCTTGCGGCGGTGCTCGTCTATCTGGTGATGGTCGTCAATTTCCAATCCTGGCTGCTACCCTTCATCGCCATGAGCGGCCTTCCCGTGGCCATCACCGGCGCCCTCATCGCCCTCCACGTCACGGGCACGCCGCTTTCGGTTCCCGCTCTCACCGGCCTCATCATGGTGATTGGCGTCTCGACGGCGAACTCGGTGCTCGTCACGAGCTTCGCCCGCGATAACCTGGCCAACGGCATGACGCCGCTCGCCTCCGCCATCGATGCCACCAAGACGCGCCTTCGCCCCGTCATGATGACCGCCATCGCCATGATCGCGGGCGTGCTGCCCATGGCGCTCGGCGCGGGCGAAGGCGGCGAGCAGAACGCGCCGCTCGGCCGCGCCGTCATCGGCGGTCTGTTGCTCGGCACCTGTGCGACGCTGTCGTTCGTGCCGTTCCTGTTTGCGTTGCTCGCGCGCGCACGCCCCAAAAGAGACATCGACGACATCGAGACCGCAAACCCCAAAGGGCGCGGCCATGAGCTGGCCACGAGCGGATGA
- a CDS encoding efflux RND transporter periplasmic adaptor subunit, with amino-acid sequence MTLSRLALVTSSGLLSIAAVSGVFLLASCKLAYTETAAQPPAALAKAANPAPSVRVVNPEILREAGSITLTGRTAPAEQAVVGARASGIVQKRNVDIGDRVAEGDVLLVIDAPEVTQELARARAAIRQARARLDFARVNARRAETLVTQGHLSEQTRDERIATERVSEADLSAAEAEVRRLEEIQGFLTLRAPFAGTVVARAVERGDRITTSDAQASGPLFRIARLDELRVEIDIPQTAALKVRPGGAARVTFAELPGETFEAKVVRSAGLIDQASSTMRAELMMANPEKRIPAGLTGLVSLDVARDRMPVSVPTNTLVTRDGRQKVAVVNDEGTVAFRPVSVGRDFGERVEIVAGLTEQDRVILSPNALLREGDEVEVTTATAQRATGQKTR; translated from the coding sequence ATGACGCTGTCCCGCCTTGCCCTTGTCACCTCCTCCGGACTGCTGTCCATCGCGGCCGTCTCCGGCGTCTTCCTCCTCGCGAGTTGCAAGCTGGCCTACACGGAAACCGCCGCGCAGCCGCCCGCTGCCCTCGCGAAAGCCGCAAACCCCGCACCGAGCGTCCGTGTCGTCAACCCGGAGATCCTGCGCGAAGCAGGGAGCATCACGCTGACCGGCCGCACCGCCCCCGCGGAGCAAGCCGTCGTCGGCGCCCGCGCGAGCGGCATCGTCCAGAAACGCAACGTCGACATCGGCGACAGGGTGGCCGAAGGCGACGTCCTGCTCGTCATCGACGCGCCGGAAGTGACGCAGGAGCTTGCCCGCGCCCGCGCAGCCATCCGGCAGGCCCGCGCGCGCCTGGATTTCGCACGCGTCAACGCACGCCGCGCGGAAACGCTCGTCACCCAGGGACACCTCTCGGAACAGACCCGCGACGAACGCATCGCGACCGAGCGCGTCTCGGAAGCCGATCTCTCAGCCGCCGAAGCCGAGGTGCGCCGCCTGGAAGAGATCCAGGGATTCCTCACGCTTCGCGCGCCGTTCGCCGGAACCGTCGTTGCCCGCGCTGTGGAGCGGGGCGACCGCATCACCACGAGCGATGCCCAGGCGAGCGGCCCGCTGTTCCGCATCGCGCGCCTCGACGAGTTGCGCGTCGAAATCGACATCCCGCAGACCGCAGCCCTCAAGGTTCGGCCGGGCGGGGCGGCGCGCGTCACCTTCGCAGAGCTGCCCGGCGAAACGTTCGAAGCCAAGGTCGTGCGCAGCGCGGGCCTGATCGACCAGGCCTCCTCGACCATGCGCGCCGAGCTCATGATGGCCAACCCCGAGAAACGCATCCCGGCCGGACTCACGGGCCTCGTCAGCCTCGACGTCGCGCGCGACCGGATGCCCGTCAGCGTGCCGACCAACACACTCGTCACGCGCGATGGCCGCCAGAAAGTCGCCGTCGTGAACGACGAGGGCACGGTGGCATTTCGTCCGGTCTCAGTCGGTCGCGATTTCGGCGAACGCGTCGAGATCGTCGCCGGGCTCACGGAACAGGATCGCGTGATCCTGAGCCCGAACGCCCTTCTGCGCGAGGGCGACGAGGTGGAGGTGACGACCGCCACCGCCCAGCGCGCGACGGGGCAGAAAACGCGCTGA
- a CDS encoding TOBE domain-containing protein: protein MKLSARNVLQGKIVEIVKGATTAHVKIDVGGTTITASITNEAVDDLKLENGMTASAVIKASDVMIGVA, encoded by the coding sequence ATGAAACTCAGCGCACGCAACGTCCTTCAGGGAAAAATCGTGGAGATCGTGAAGGGCGCCACCACGGCCCATGTCAAGATCGACGTCGGCGGCACGACCATCACGGCCTCGATCACCAACGAGGCGGTCGACGACCTGAAGCTCGAAAACGGCATGACGGCATCCGCCGTCATCAAGGCGTCCGACGTTATGATCGGCGTCGCCTGA
- a CDS encoding ABC transporter permease, with translation MSQAFWTFAALLSHWRRHRANFATVMVGLVVATALWSGVQALNSQARQSYDRAARLVGEAGAPALVSAQGAFVSQEQYVALRRAGFKVSPVLEGTVRIGGAAYRLVGMEPLTRPGGAVLTGLENASDLEGFLRAPGQTLAAPQTLADLGAAAGTRIKTDQGTLLPPAVGQHTVAPGLVVVDIGIAQAVLGRPGQLTRLIAASDAALDEAALAAVAGDALRIEAPEETGDLARLTESFHLNLTAFGLLAFIVGLFIVHASIGLAFEQRLGTVRTLRASGVSLSTLVVVSIFEVLLLALVAGVIGMICGYVIAAVLLPDVALSLRGIYGADVGRTLALEPRWWVSGLGMALCGALIASAASLVKVARMPVVALGRPLAWREAHEAMLRRQGVVAVLCLTIALMAFVLGEGLVAGFVVIAGVLLGAALLLPLGLVALLRLGEGASQGALARWFWADTRRQLSGLSLALMALLLALSANVGVGTMVEGFRKTFTGWLDERLNSEIYVTATDAAAGRRIADWLEREKAVTAVLPVWRTETRIGAWPVDIYGLRDHATYRDHFSLLSAMPKAWDRVSEGTGVLVSEQLAQRMSFGLGTEIAIPTDEGLWKVPVVGIFADYGNPKGQVRIGVDHLVRHWPDARRTHYSVRTAPDAAASVIERMRAAFGEGLAQVSDQAALKSMSLRIFERTFAVTSALNTLTLIVSGIALFASLLTLADVRIAQLAPVWALGVTRRRLVDLEVGKVLVLAAMTAVLAVPLGLLLAWCLVAIVNVQAFGWRLPFHVFPLQWGVVLVLALITAFVAALLPVLRLSRTAPADLLKVFANER, from the coding sequence GTGAGCCAAGCTTTCTGGACCTTCGCGGCGCTTCTGAGTCACTGGCGCCGTCATCGTGCGAACTTCGCGACGGTGATGGTGGGGCTTGTGGTTGCCACCGCGCTGTGGAGCGGCGTACAGGCGCTGAACAGCCAGGCGCGGCAGAGCTACGACCGTGCGGCGCGGCTCGTCGGCGAAGCGGGTGCGCCCGCACTTGTGAGCGCGCAGGGCGCGTTCGTCAGCCAAGAGCAGTACGTCGCGCTGCGGCGCGCCGGGTTCAAGGTCTCCCCGGTGCTGGAAGGCACGGTGCGGATCGGCGGTGCGGCGTATCGGCTGGTTGGGATGGAACCGCTCACGCGGCCGGGCGGGGCGGTGTTGACCGGGCTCGAAAACGCGAGCGATCTCGAAGGCTTCCTTAGGGCGCCCGGGCAGACGCTCGCCGCGCCGCAAACGCTGGCCGATCTCGGCGCGGCGGCGGGCACGCGGATCAAAACGGATCAAGGGACGCTGCTGCCGCCCGCGGTGGGGCAGCACACGGTGGCGCCCGGTCTTGTCGTCGTCGATATCGGGATAGCGCAGGCGGTGCTCGGGCGGCCGGGGCAACTGACCCGGCTGATTGCCGCGTCCGATGCCGCACTGGACGAGGCGGCGCTTGCGGCCGTCGCCGGAGATGCGCTTCGCATCGAGGCGCCGGAGGAGACGGGCGATCTCGCGCGGCTGACGGAGAGCTTCCACCTCAATCTCACGGCGTTCGGGCTGCTCGCGTTCATTGTTGGGCTTTTCATCGTGCACGCTTCGATCGGGCTCGCGTTCGAACAACGTCTTGGAACGGTGCGCACGCTCCGGGCATCGGGTGTGTCGCTCTCGACGCTGGTTGTGGTGTCGATCTTTGAAGTGTTGTTGCTCGCGCTTGTTGCCGGCGTGATCGGAATGATCTGCGGCTACGTGATCGCGGCCGTTCTGCTTCCCGACGTGGCGTTGAGCTTGCGCGGAATCTATGGCGCGGATGTGGGACGCACGCTCGCGCTCGAACCTCGCTGGTGGGTGTCGGGGCTCGGCATGGCGCTTTGCGGCGCGCTGATCGCGTCGGCGGCGAGCCTCGTCAAGGTTGCACGGATGCCGGTGGTTGCGCTCGGGCGGCCGCTTGCGTGGCGGGAGGCGCACGAGGCGATGCTTCGGCGTCAGGGTGTTGTTGCGGTGCTCTGTCTCACGATTGCGCTCATGGCGTTTGTCCTGGGCGAAGGGCTGGTCGCGGGCTTCGTGGTGATTGCGGGCGTTCTGCTCGGCGCGGCGCTGCTGCTTCCGCTTGGGCTCGTGGCGCTTCTCCGCCTCGGGGAAGGCGCGTCGCAGGGGGCGCTTGCGCGCTGGTTCTGGGCGGATACGCGCCGCCAACTCTCGGGGCTTTCGTTGGCGCTGATGGCGCTTCTGCTCGCGCTTTCGGCCAACGTCGGCGTCGGTACGATGGTGGAGGGGTTCCGCAAGACATTCACCGGCTGGCTCGACGAGCGGCTCAATTCGGAGATTTACGTCACGGCCACGGATGCGGCGGCGGGACGGCGCATTGCGGATTGGCTCGAACGCGAAAAAGCCGTGACGGCCGTCCTGCCGGTGTGGCGGACGGAAACGCGGATCGGGGCATGGCCGGTTGATATCTATGGGCTGCGCGATCATGCAACGTACCGCGATCATTTCTCGCTGCTGTCGGCAATGCCCAAAGCGTGGGACCGCGTAAGCGAGGGAACGGGCGTGCTGGTGAGCGAGCAACTCGCCCAACGGATGTCGTTCGGCCTGGGCACCGAGATCGCGATCCCGACGGACGAAGGGCTTTGGAAGGTTCCCGTCGTCGGGATCTTTGCCGACTACGGCAATCCCAAAGGGCAGGTTCGCATCGGCGTCGATCATCTCGTGCGGCATTGGCCGGATGCACGGCGCACGCATTACAGCGTCAGGACCGCGCCGGACGCTGCGGCATCCGTCATCGAGCGCATGCGCGCAGCGTTCGGTGAAGGATTGGCGCAGGTCTCGGACCAGGCCGCGCTCAAGTCGATGTCGCTTCGCATCTTCGAGCGTACGTTCGCGGTGACGAGCGCGCTCAACACGCTGACGCTGATCGTTTCGGGCATCGCGCTTTTTGCGAGTTTGCTCACGCTCGCGGATGTGCGGATCGCGCAGCTTGCGCCGGTGTGGGCGCTCGGTGTCACGCGGCGGCGGCTTGTGGATCTCGAAGTCGGCAAGGTGCTGGTGCTGGCGGCGATGACGGCGGTGCTCGCGGTTCCTCTCGGGCTGCTGCTCGCATGGTGTCTCGTGGCGATCGTCAACGTGCAGGCGTTCGGCTGGCGGCTGCCGTTCCACGTATTTCCGCTGCAGTGGGGCGTCGTGCTGGTTCTCGCGCTGATCACGGCATTCGTGGCCGCATTGCTGCCGGTGCTGCGCCTTTCACGCACCGCGCCCGCCGATCTTCTCAAGGTGTTCGCCAATGAGCGTTAG
- a CDS encoding lipocalin-like domain-containing protein → MSVRSKTVIWRVVVCCLGALAGGGVWAAGGGGFAGLGEEATGFAEVTPGRTFFFPADLGAHPDYRIEWWYVTANLKDAAGEDYGVQWTLFRQALEPGPQREGWASQQVWMGHAGLTSRETHRFSEAVARGGIGQAGVSAQPFAAWIDDWTFASDSTAGDGLASATLSATGADFSYALTLKSVRPMVLQGDNGYSVKSDHGQASYYYSQPFFDVSGRVTLDGREIDVTGRAWMDREWSSQPLAPGQKGWDWFSLHLPDGEKLMLFQLRSDTDAPFYAGTWIAAGGHATPLDRGDIVLVPLRTHDVAGRQVPVEWSVEIESRGLRIATTPLNPESWMATSFAYWEGPVRFTGTHDGEGYLEMTGY, encoded by the coding sequence ATGAGCGTTAGATCGAAAACTGTGATATGGCGCGTTGTGGTGTGTTGTCTGGGCGCCCTCGCAGGTGGCGGCGTCTGGGCCGCGGGCGGCGGCGGCTTCGCCGGGCTCGGCGAAGAGGCCACGGGCTTTGCCGAGGTTACGCCGGGGCGCACATTCTTCTTTCCCGCCGACCTCGGCGCGCATCCCGATTATCGCATCGAGTGGTGGTACGTGACGGCGAACCTCAAGGATGCGGCGGGCGAGGATTACGGCGTGCAATGGACGCTGTTTCGCCAGGCGCTGGAGCCGGGACCGCAACGCGAGGGCTGGGCCAGCCAGCAGGTGTGGATGGGCCACGCCGGATTGACGAGCCGCGAGACGCACCGCTTTTCCGAGGCCGTTGCGCGCGGTGGTATCGGACAGGCCGGCGTGAGCGCGCAACCGTTTGCGGCTTGGATCGACGATTGGACGTTTGCGAGCGACAGTACGGCCGGTGACGGTCTCGCGTCGGCCACGCTCTCCGCAACGGGCGCGGACTTCTCCTACGCGCTGACGCTGAAGAGCGTGCGTCCGATGGTGCTCCAAGGCGACAACGGATACAGCGTCAAATCCGATCATGGGCAAGCGTCCTACTATTACAGCCAACCTTTCTTCGACGTGAGCGGACGCGTGACGCTCGATGGGCGCGAGATCGACGTTACGGGCCGCGCCTGGATGGATCGCGAATGGAGCAGCCAGCCGCTCGCGCCAGGGCAGAAGGGATGGGACTGGTTCTCCCTGCACTTGCCGGATGGCGAGAAGCTGATGCTGTTCCAGCTTCGCAGCGACACCGACGCGCCGTTCTATGCGGGAACGTGGATCGCAGCCGGCGGACACGCGACACCGCTCGACCGCGGCGACATCGTGCTCGTGCCGCTTCGCACGCATGACGTTGCGGGACGGCAGGTGCCGGTGGAATGGTCCGTCGAGATCGAGAGCCGCGGATTGCGTATCGCGACGACGCCGCTCAATCCGGAAAGCTGGATGGCAACGAGCTTCGCCTATTGGGAGGGCCCGGTGCGCTTTACGGGCACGCATGATGGTGAAGGGTATCTTGAGATGACGGGATATTGA